In a single window of the Eleginops maclovinus isolate JMC-PN-2008 ecotype Puerto Natales chromosome 6, JC_Emac_rtc_rv5, whole genome shotgun sequence genome:
- the LOC134865880 gene encoding LOW QUALITY PROTEIN: Golgi reassembly-stacking protein 1-like (The sequence of the model RefSeq protein was modified relative to this genomic sequence to represent the inferred CDS: inserted 1 base in 1 codon), translating into MGLSQSSEVSEGGTYGYHVHGVQPNSPAEKAGLQPFFDFILSLDNNRLNEENDLLKEVLKANMERAVGMIVYSTKTTSVRELEVVPSSMWGGQGLLGASVRFCSYQGANENVWHVLDVEASSPAALAELQPHIDYIVGADQVLQDSEDFFSLIEAHEGKPLKLMVYNTITDACREVVVTPNGAWGGEGSLGCGIGYGYLHRIPINPEGTPAEPPTPAPEEEPAPELPTYGYTETPLMAPSSLSEDMLDLEKITLEEAPLPPPVQRVMDPGFSETEAAVATPNPADLIDRLDLSVSSIDMTNNLLAMHEEKDGDISGIEELEDSVLLSSSAESQPDPLELSSQAAMDLTSALASTDTDPSPLLTESTPVSMCESTEFPPVCESSLPIESPEPLSVPVEDPTPSPIQIDQSPTASESTAADDTPAEPAEESAEEPAEEPAGEXSREPAEEPAEEPAEEPAEEPAEEPAEVPAEPLDVSPANHESQHEKPEEEPPLE; encoded by the exons ATGGGATTATCACAGAGTTCAGAAGTATCCGAAGGAGGAACCTATGGATACCACGTTCATGGC GTGCAGCCAAATTCTCCTGCAGAAAAGGCCGGACTGCAGCCCTTCTTCGACTTCATTCTGTCTCTGGACAACAATAGACTT AACGAGGAGAATGACCTACTGAAGGAGGTTCTGAAAGCCAACATGGAGAGAGCGGTGGGTATGATTGTGTACAGCACTAAAACCACAAGCGTCCGTGAGCTGGAGGTGGTGCCCAGTAGCATGTGGGGAGGACAGGGCCTGCTGGGGGCCAGCGTTCGCTTCTGCAGCTACCAAGGAGCCAACGAGAATGTCTGGCATGTTCTG GATGTGGAAGCTAGTTCACCCGCTGCATTGGCCGAGCTTCAGCCTCACATTGACTACATTGTCGGAGCGGATCAAGTGTTGCAGGAT TCAGAAGACTTTTTCTCGCTGATCGAGGCCCATGAAGGGAAGCCCCTGAAGCTCATGGTGTACAACACAATAACAGATGCCTGCAGAGAGGTGGTGGTCACACCAAACGGAGCGTGGGGGGGAGAGGGCAG TTTGGGTTGTGGCATTGGGTATGGCTACTTGCACCGGATCCCAATAAATCCTGAAGGGACGCCGGCTGAGCCTCCCACCCCTGCTCCTGAAGAGGAGCCCGCTCCAGAACTGCCTACATATGGATACACTGAG ACACCTTTGATGGCACCTTCAAGTCTAAGTGAAGACATGTTAGATCTGGAGAAGATCACCCTCGAGGAGGCTCCGCTCCCTCCACCCGTCCAGAGGGTGATGGACCCCG gTTTCTCAGAGACTGAGGCAGCAGTTGCGACCCCTAACCCGGCAGATTTGATAGACAGACTGGATCTGTCCGTTTCCTCTATCGACATGACCAACAATTTACTGGCCATGCATGAGGAGAAGGATGGGGACATCTCTGGCATTG AGGAACTGGAGGACAGTGTGCTGCTCTCTTCGTCAGCAGAGAGCCAGCCCGACCCGCTGGAGCTGAGCTCCCAGGCAGCCATGGACCTCACCTCCGCTCTCGCTTCCACGGACACTGACCCCTCCCCCTTGCTCACAGAGTCCACGCCCGTCTCTATGTGTGAATCAACTGAATTTCCACCTGTGTGTGAATCATCTCTCCCTATAGAGTCCCCAGAACCCCTTTCTGTCCCAGTAGAAGACCCCACCCCATCTCCCATCCAAATCGACCAATCTCCTACTGCCAGCGAGTCCACGGCGGCAGATGATACTCCTGCAGAGCCTGCGGAGGAGTCTGCGGAGGAGCCTGCGGAGGAGCCAGCAGGGG CCAGCAGGGAGCCAGCAGAGGAGCCAGCAGAGGAGCCAGCAGAGGAGCCAGCAGAGGAGCCAGCAGAGGAGCCAGCAGAGGTACCAGCAGAGCCTCTAGATGTTTCTCCTGCTAACCATGAAAGTCAACATGAAAAACCAGAGGAAGAGCCGCCTCTTGAGTAA
- the LOC134865878 gene encoding WD repeat-containing protein 48 isoform X1: protein MATHHRQNAAGRRKVQVSYVIRDEVEKYNRNGVNALQLDPALNRLFTAGRDSIIRIWSVYQHKQDPYIASMEHHTDWVNDIVLCCNGKTLISASSDTTVKVWNAHKGFCMSTLRTHKDYVKALAYAKDKELVASAGLDRQIFLWDVNTLTALTASNNTVTTSSLSGNKDSIYSLAMNQMGTVIVSGSTEKVLRVWDPRTCAKLMKLKGHTDNVKSLLLNRDGTQCLSGSSDGTIRLWSLGQQRCIATYRVHDEGVWALQVNEAFTHVYSGGRDKKIYCTDLRNPDIRVLICEEKAPVLKMELDRSADPPPAIWVSTTKSSVNKWSLKGMHNFRSSGEYDNDCTTPLTPLCTQPEQVIKGGASIIQCHILNDKRHILTKDTNNNVAFWDVLKACKGEDLGKVEFDEEIKKRFKMVYVPNWFSVDLKTGMLTITLDESDCFAAWVSAKDAGFSSSDGSDPKLNLGGLLLQALLEFWPRTRINPMDEEENEVNPVNGEQENRVQKGNGYFQVPPHTPVIFGEAGGRTLFRLLCRDSGGETESMLLNETVPQWVIDITVDKNMPKFNKIPFYLQPHSSSGAKTLKKDRLSASDMLQVRKVMEHVYEKIINLDNESQTTSSSANDKPGEQEKEEDMAMLAEEKIELMCQDQVLDPNMDLRTVKHFIWKSGGDLTLHYRQKST from the exons ATGGCCACGCATCACAGGCAAAATGCTGCTGGGCGGAGAAAAGTACAG gtgtccTATGTCATTAGAGATGAGGTGGAGAAGTACAACCGGAATGGGGTGAATGCACTCCAGCTAGACCCTGCTCTAAACCGGCTCTTCACTGCTGGAAGAGACTCTATCATCCGGATATGGAGTGTCTACCAGCATAAG CAGGATCCTTACATTGCCTCAATGGAGCATCACACAGACTGGGTTAATGACATAGTTCTCTGTTGCAATGGCAAAACAT TGATATCTGCCTCATCAGATACAACAGTGAAAGTATGGAACGCACACAAAGGCTTTTGTATGTCAACGTTACGAACACACAAGGACTATGTGAAAGCTCTGGCCTATGCTAAGGACAAGGAGCTCGTGGCATCAGCAGGTCTCGACCGGCAGATCTTCCTTTGGGATGTGAACACACTAACAGCACTCACTGCTTCCAACAACACTGTAACCA CCTCGTCACTCAGTGGAAACAAGGACTCTATCTACAGTCTGGCTATGAACCAGATGGGCACGGTCATTGTATCCGGATCCACTGAAAAG gttcTGAGAGTGTGGGATCCCCGAACATGTGCAAAACTGATGAAGCTTAAGGGACACACAGACAACGTGAAGTCGTTGCTGCTGAACCGGGATGGCACTCAA TGCCTGTCGGGCAGTTCAGATGGGACCATCCGCCTCTGGTCACTGGGTCAGCAGAGGTGCATCGCCACCTACCGGGTCCACGATGAAGGGGTGTGGGCCCTGCAGGTCAATGAGGCCTTCACACACGTGTACTCTGGAGGCAGAGACAAGAAGATCTACTGCACTGACCTGCGTAACCCCGACATCCGTGTGCTCATCTGTGAGGAGAAGGCCCCGGTGCTCAAA ATGGAACTGGACAGATCTGCTGACCCACCTCCTGCAATCTGGGTCTCCACCACCAAGTCATCCGTTAATAAATGG TCTCTAAAGGGAATGCACAACTTCCGATCATCAGGGGAGTACGACAACGACTGCACTACACCTCTGACGCCGCTGTGCACTCAGCCAGAACAAGTCATCAAGG gagGAGCCAGTATCATCCAGTGCCACATTCTGAACGACAAGAGACACATACTCACCAAAGATACCAACAACAATGTTGCTTTCTGGGATGTCCTGAAG GCTTGCAAGGGTGAAGACTTGGGGAAGGTGGAATTTGACGAAGAGATCAAAAAGCGCTTCAAGATGGTCTACGTGCCAAACTGGTTCTCTGTCGACCTGAAAACCGGG ATGCTCACCATCACGCTGGATGAAAGCGACTGCTTCGCTGCCTGGGTGTCGGCAAAGGACGCCGGCTTTTCAAGCTCTGATGGATCCGACCCAAAGT TGAACCTGGGTGGACTCCTGCTCCAGGCTCTGCTAGAGTTCTGGCCCAGAACCCGCATCAACCCCATGGATGAGGAAGAGAACGAGGTGAACCCCG TGAACggggagcaggagaacagggtCCAGAAAGGAAATGGATATTTCCAAGTGCCACCACACACGCCAGTCATCTTTGGAGAGGCAGGAGGCAGAACTTTATTTAG GTTGCTATGTAGAGACTCAGGTGGAGAGACGGAGTCCATGCTGCTGAACGAGACCGTTCCACAGTGGGTTATAGACATAACGGTAGAT AAAAATATGCCCAAATTCAACAAAATCCCATTCTACCTCCAGCCCCACTCTTCCTCCGGTGCAAAAACTCTAAAGAA GGACCGCCTCTCTGCCAGCGACATGCTCCAGGTGAGGAAGGTGATGGAGCACGTTTACGAGAAGATCATCAACCTGGACAACGAGTCGCAGACCACCAGCTCCTCAGCAAACGACAAGCCGggggagcaggagaaggaggaggacatGGCCATGCTCGCCGAGGAGAAGATCGAACTAATGTGTCAAGACCAG GTTCTAGATCCCAACATGGACCTGCGaacagttaaacattttatCTGGAAGAGCGGAGGGGACTTGACGCTTCACTATAGGCAGAAGTCCACGTGA
- the LOC134865878 gene encoding WD repeat-containing protein 48 isoform X2: MATHHRQNAAGRRKVQVSYVIRDEVEKYNRNGVNALQLDPALNRLFTAGRDSIIRIWSVYQHKDPYIASMEHHTDWVNDIVLCCNGKTLISASSDTTVKVWNAHKGFCMSTLRTHKDYVKALAYAKDKELVASAGLDRQIFLWDVNTLTALTASNNTVTTSSLSGNKDSIYSLAMNQMGTVIVSGSTEKVLRVWDPRTCAKLMKLKGHTDNVKSLLLNRDGTQCLSGSSDGTIRLWSLGQQRCIATYRVHDEGVWALQVNEAFTHVYSGGRDKKIYCTDLRNPDIRVLICEEKAPVLKMELDRSADPPPAIWVSTTKSSVNKWSLKGMHNFRSSGEYDNDCTTPLTPLCTQPEQVIKGGASIIQCHILNDKRHILTKDTNNNVAFWDVLKACKGEDLGKVEFDEEIKKRFKMVYVPNWFSVDLKTGMLTITLDESDCFAAWVSAKDAGFSSSDGSDPKLNLGGLLLQALLEFWPRTRINPMDEEENEVNPVNGEQENRVQKGNGYFQVPPHTPVIFGEAGGRTLFRLLCRDSGGETESMLLNETVPQWVIDITVDKNMPKFNKIPFYLQPHSSSGAKTLKKDRLSASDMLQVRKVMEHVYEKIINLDNESQTTSSSANDKPGEQEKEEDMAMLAEEKIELMCQDQVLDPNMDLRTVKHFIWKSGGDLTLHYRQKST; this comes from the exons ATGGCCACGCATCACAGGCAAAATGCTGCTGGGCGGAGAAAAGTACAG gtgtccTATGTCATTAGAGATGAGGTGGAGAAGTACAACCGGAATGGGGTGAATGCACTCCAGCTAGACCCTGCTCTAAACCGGCTCTTCACTGCTGGAAGAGACTCTATCATCCGGATATGGAGTGTCTACCAGCATAAG GATCCTTACATTGCCTCAATGGAGCATCACACAGACTGGGTTAATGACATAGTTCTCTGTTGCAATGGCAAAACAT TGATATCTGCCTCATCAGATACAACAGTGAAAGTATGGAACGCACACAAAGGCTTTTGTATGTCAACGTTACGAACACACAAGGACTATGTGAAAGCTCTGGCCTATGCTAAGGACAAGGAGCTCGTGGCATCAGCAGGTCTCGACCGGCAGATCTTCCTTTGGGATGTGAACACACTAACAGCACTCACTGCTTCCAACAACACTGTAACCA CCTCGTCACTCAGTGGAAACAAGGACTCTATCTACAGTCTGGCTATGAACCAGATGGGCACGGTCATTGTATCCGGATCCACTGAAAAG gttcTGAGAGTGTGGGATCCCCGAACATGTGCAAAACTGATGAAGCTTAAGGGACACACAGACAACGTGAAGTCGTTGCTGCTGAACCGGGATGGCACTCAA TGCCTGTCGGGCAGTTCAGATGGGACCATCCGCCTCTGGTCACTGGGTCAGCAGAGGTGCATCGCCACCTACCGGGTCCACGATGAAGGGGTGTGGGCCCTGCAGGTCAATGAGGCCTTCACACACGTGTACTCTGGAGGCAGAGACAAGAAGATCTACTGCACTGACCTGCGTAACCCCGACATCCGTGTGCTCATCTGTGAGGAGAAGGCCCCGGTGCTCAAA ATGGAACTGGACAGATCTGCTGACCCACCTCCTGCAATCTGGGTCTCCACCACCAAGTCATCCGTTAATAAATGG TCTCTAAAGGGAATGCACAACTTCCGATCATCAGGGGAGTACGACAACGACTGCACTACACCTCTGACGCCGCTGTGCACTCAGCCAGAACAAGTCATCAAGG gagGAGCCAGTATCATCCAGTGCCACATTCTGAACGACAAGAGACACATACTCACCAAAGATACCAACAACAATGTTGCTTTCTGGGATGTCCTGAAG GCTTGCAAGGGTGAAGACTTGGGGAAGGTGGAATTTGACGAAGAGATCAAAAAGCGCTTCAAGATGGTCTACGTGCCAAACTGGTTCTCTGTCGACCTGAAAACCGGG ATGCTCACCATCACGCTGGATGAAAGCGACTGCTTCGCTGCCTGGGTGTCGGCAAAGGACGCCGGCTTTTCAAGCTCTGATGGATCCGACCCAAAGT TGAACCTGGGTGGACTCCTGCTCCAGGCTCTGCTAGAGTTCTGGCCCAGAACCCGCATCAACCCCATGGATGAGGAAGAGAACGAGGTGAACCCCG TGAACggggagcaggagaacagggtCCAGAAAGGAAATGGATATTTCCAAGTGCCACCACACACGCCAGTCATCTTTGGAGAGGCAGGAGGCAGAACTTTATTTAG GTTGCTATGTAGAGACTCAGGTGGAGAGACGGAGTCCATGCTGCTGAACGAGACCGTTCCACAGTGGGTTATAGACATAACGGTAGAT AAAAATATGCCCAAATTCAACAAAATCCCATTCTACCTCCAGCCCCACTCTTCCTCCGGTGCAAAAACTCTAAAGAA GGACCGCCTCTCTGCCAGCGACATGCTCCAGGTGAGGAAGGTGATGGAGCACGTTTACGAGAAGATCATCAACCTGGACAACGAGTCGCAGACCACCAGCTCCTCAGCAAACGACAAGCCGggggagcaggagaaggaggaggacatGGCCATGCTCGCCGAGGAGAAGATCGAACTAATGTGTCAAGACCAG GTTCTAGATCCCAACATGGACCTGCGaacagttaaacattttatCTGGAAGAGCGGAGGGGACTTGACGCTTCACTATAGGCAGAAGTCCACGTGA
- the LOC134866644 gene encoding cysteine/serine-rich nuclear protein 1-like — MYNHHNDQTMRGILKRKFAEVDPCYSSSSSSSSSSSPSSLSSPASSEWESDGESGPTDNQGFTPHSPSSPTSLPIRSILKRTKLAAGTQSNVRFDQAMVFSFPRCQGFTSVPSHGGATLGMVQRHSTLRRYTVTDHALERRRWRRERLREIRRKERLEALKHKLITSGAMDQGEADMLTVEQIPDEDVVISEAELEDGGFLQPYSSRQRQALLQAAGVKRVDREEKRQLHALRISREACGCDCQGFCEPETCACSLAGIKCQVDRLNFPCGCTTDGCGNTQGRIEFNSRRVQTHYIHTVMKLEMERRLQDETLSQEEQTGLPGDLEEYEQQVEADPGQSAQDKSCPFGFTAEEGGLPLTMPATPSFHFPQERLSVEESSCSSDMTESSCSSSDSAGGSLDGSQDLPDLDRGLSLPLSMCENNNYSSCSQLNHKGRQTANQDFFDSLEGFPSTPSPTLDYFSGRYMDLSLSSDSDIEFFDSDYTSGPLHSSFKLHRHPDSFFHLQLLSSVNLPQYESSTFLLESLIGLTEPGPEQG, encoded by the exons ATGTATAACCACCACAACGACCAAACAATGCGGGGCATCCTTAAGAGAAAGTTTGCAGAGGTAGATCCCtgctactcctcctcctcctcctcctcctcctcctcttccccatCTTCCCTATCCTCCCCTGCCTCCTCAGAGTGGGAATCCGACGGGGAGAGCGGCCCCACCGACAACCAGGGCTTCACACCTCACAGTCCTTCTTCGCCCACCAGTTTACCCA ttcGGTCTATCCTGAAGAGGACGAAGCTCGCTGCAGGCACGCAGAGCAACGTGCGCTTTGACCAGGCGATGGTGTTCAGCTTCCCCCGCTGTCAGGGCTTCACCAGCGTGCCCAGCCATGGGGGTGCCACCCTGGGCATGGTGCAGAGGCACAGCACCCTTCGGAGATACACGGTGACTGATCATGCGCTGGAGCGACGGCGCTGGCGCAGAGAGAGGCTCAGAGAGATACGGAGGAAAGAGAGGCTGGAGGCACTGAAACACAAA CTGATCACCAGCGGGGCCATGGACCAGGGAGAGGCAGACATGCTCACGGTGGAGCAGATCCCAGACGAAGACGTCGTCATCAGTGAAGCGGAGCTGGAGGACGGAGGGTTTCTCCAGCCGTACTCCTCCAGACAGCGGCAGGCTCTCCTGCAGGCAGCGGGGGTGAAGCGCGTAGACCGGGAGGAGAAGAGGCAGCTGCACGCCCTGCGCATCTCCAGGGAGGCCTGTGGATGTGACTGCCAAGGCTTCTGTGAGCCAGAGACCTGCGCCTGCAGTCTGGCGGGAATCAAGTGCCAG GTGGACCGCTTAAACTTCCCATGTGGCTGCACTACAGACGGCTGTGGGAACACTCAGGGACGCATCGAGTTCAACTCCAGACGTGTGCAGACTCATTACATCCACACCGTCATGAAGCTGGAGATGGAGAGGCGATTGCAGGATGAAACATTGAGCCAAGAGGAGCAGACAGGACTTCCAGGGGATCTTGAAGAGTATGAGCAGCAAGTCGAAGCTGATCCTGGGCAGAGCGCACAGGACAAAAGCTGCCCTTTCGGCTTCACCGCGGAGGAAGGCGGCCTTCCTCTCACCATGCCCGCCACGCCTTCATTCCACTTCCCCCAAGAACGGTTGTCGGTGGAGgaaagcagctgcagcagcgacATGACCGaatcctcctgctcctcctctgactCTGCGGGAGGAAGCCTCGATGGGAGTCAGGACCTCCCTGATTTAGACAGAGGGTTGTCACTTCCCCTCAGCATGTGTGAGAATAATAACTACTCTTCGTGCAGCCAGCTGAACCACAAAGGACGGCAGACAGCAAACCAAGACTTCTTtgactctctggagggcttCCCCAGCACTCCCTCCCCCACCCTGGACTATTTTTCCGGCAGGTACATGGACCTGAGTCTGTCTTCAGACTCCGACATCGAGTTCTTCGACAGCGACTACACCTCTGGACCTCTGCACAGCTCTTTTAAACTACACAGGCACCCCGACAGCTTTTtccacctgcagctgctgaGCTCTGTGAACCTGCCACAGTACGAGTCCAGCACCTTCCTCCTGGAGTCCCTCATCGGCCTGACGGAGCCCGGCCCGGAGCAGGGGTAG